A region of Subdoligranulum variabile DNA encodes the following proteins:
- the mobQ gene encoding MobQ family relaxase — MAIYHLEAKIISRGAGRSAIAAAAYQSGEKLYNAYDGLTHDYRKKGGILHTEILLPPQAPAAWKERQILWEAVETTEKTRDSRLARQLIVALPVELAQEDWLRLLRSFLQKECVDQGMCADLAIHDPDGHNPHAHILLTMRPLNTQGQWQAKTQKEYLCSKAGQEQGFTAQEFLQAKTEGWEKQYKFKNPQGRTAWLTPSQAVQNPEWVRCSKQPKAAKFGRQNPLCARWNSQEQLLQWRCAWAEAVNHALEEKQQTARVTHLSHAAQGIEEQPTIHEGYHARKLEKQGISADRCELNRQIRADNALLHTLKEQLEKWTEWVGQGVEKMAALLEQLRSNLILLQYRVLSNEARADTYKREAAYMRPLLKDVDDTNRQLTEIQLQRQKAQADKKKLSPLQLRKHRHLSEQIAALTEELEELQSRRHMLMEKLYCKKDSDVTRREKELAQLTLMIEQLDTQRNSLQEQLKKDLHHFTGLINSIPEPDREAVMDERVRLRKQITRELYHSLQAKEPEFNFARAANAERKIDDFTGETGQMQKILLRKRKKQTSRQSRNSEERAL, encoded by the coding sequence GTGGCAATTTACCACCTGGAAGCAAAAATCATCAGCCGCGGAGCAGGACGTTCGGCCATTGCCGCTGCGGCTTATCAGAGCGGCGAAAAACTGTACAATGCATACGACGGCCTGACTCATGACTACCGGAAAAAAGGAGGTATCCTGCACACCGAGATTTTACTTCCGCCCCAGGCGCCCGCTGCCTGGAAGGAACGTCAAATCTTATGGGAAGCAGTAGAGACCACCGAGAAAACCCGGGACAGCCGTCTGGCGCGTCAGCTCATCGTTGCCCTGCCGGTGGAACTTGCCCAGGAGGATTGGCTGCGGCTTCTGCGATCCTTTTTGCAAAAGGAATGTGTCGACCAGGGGATGTGCGCCGATCTGGCGATCCATGATCCGGATGGCCACAACCCTCATGCGCACATCCTGCTCACCATGCGTCCCCTGAATACACAAGGGCAATGGCAGGCAAAAACACAAAAAGAATACCTGTGCAGCAAAGCTGGACAGGAACAAGGCTTTACCGCACAGGAATTTCTGCAAGCCAAAACGGAAGGCTGGGAAAAACAGTATAAATTCAAGAACCCACAGGGCCGGACAGCGTGGCTGACGCCCTCACAGGCCGTCCAAAACCCCGAGTGGGTACGCTGCTCGAAGCAGCCGAAAGCGGCAAAATTTGGGCGACAAAATCCGCTGTGTGCCCGGTGGAACAGCCAGGAGCAGCTGCTCCAATGGCGATGCGCCTGGGCAGAGGCCGTCAATCACGCGTTGGAAGAAAAGCAGCAGACAGCCCGTGTCACCCATCTGAGCCATGCGGCACAAGGCATAGAGGAACAGCCAACCATTCATGAAGGATACCACGCCCGCAAGTTGGAAAAGCAGGGAATCTCTGCGGACCGCTGCGAACTCAATCGGCAGATTCGGGCCGACAATGCGTTGCTGCACACGCTGAAAGAGCAGTTGGAAAAATGGACGGAATGGGTCGGCCAAGGTGTGGAGAAGATGGCTGCTCTGCTGGAACAGCTGCGCAGCAATCTGATCCTGCTACAATACCGGGTCCTTTCCAATGAAGCGCGGGCAGATACTTACAAACGGGAGGCGGCCTATATGCGCCCACTCTTGAAAGATGTGGACGATACAAACCGACAGTTGACGGAGATCCAATTGCAGCGCCAAAAGGCACAGGCGGACAAAAAGAAACTTTCCCCGCTGCAGCTCCGAAAGCACCGCCATTTGTCTGAGCAAATCGCCGCCCTGACCGAAGAACTGGAAGAACTGCAAAGCCGCCGCCATATGTTGATGGAAAAGCTCTATTGCAAAAAGGATAGCGATGTTACCCGAAGGGAGAAAGAGCTGGCGCAACTTACCCTGATGATTGAGCAGTTGGATACGCAGCGGAACAGTCTTCAGGAGCAGCTGAAAAAAGATCTGCATCATTTTACAGGTCTTATAAATTCCATTCCCGAACCGGACCGGGAAGCCGTTATGGACGAGCGGGTAAGACTTCGCAAACAGATTACGCGGGAACTCTATCATTCTTTGCAAGCAAAGGAGCCGGAATTCAATTTTGCCCGGGCTGCCAATGCCGAAAGAAAAATCGATGATTTCACGGGAGAAACCGGCCAGATGCAAAAGATATTGCTTCGGAAGCGCAAAAAGCAAACTTCAAGGCAAAGCAGAAATTCGGAAGAGCGAGCCCTTTGA
- a CDS encoding DUF3847 domain-containing protein, with the protein MTENEKKMVQARHRLEAAQARNRQRERKERTRRLIQEGAILESLLPEIRDVPLCDLPARLQVGLRNDP; encoded by the coding sequence ATGACTGAAAATGAGAAAAAAATGGTACAGGCCAGGCATCGTTTGGAGGCTGCACAAGCCAGGAACCGCCAGAGGGAACGAAAGGAGCGAACACGACGATTGATCCAGGAAGGAGCCATTCTGGAAAGTTTACTGCCGGAAATCCGCGACGTGCCTCTGTGTGATCTGCCCGCAAGATTGCAGGTTGGATTGCGCAACGATCCGTAA
- a CDS encoding tetratricopeptide repeat protein, whose protein sequence is MERVDFCSCMTVLRRYLQEDQMGNQLDLMYALFRSFLQSEEAASFDLDNGQVCRWLNGMAKVSPKITGFYLTGKEDLLAADIREEIFPYLSDPDMAIQEFCHLILQDPSVSERKKRTLLEENGTDPAQQANFLADVLCFALGREFLKRDARTKTLRAAGNLSPSILDFIFSADPPRPCSYFCGRDAEMEQLHDLLSENGKVFVHGIPGIGKSELAKAYASRYQKEYTNLLYIAYSGNLVRDISEMDFAEDQPEENEQDRFRRHNRFLRSLQTDTLLIVDNFDTAPEEEAFLPVLLKYRCQILFTTRYRPRHYTALEITEIQDAAMLFQLAERFYPEAADHTEVLEQVFRTVHAHTLAVELAARLLGKGVLTPEELLEKLKAENVALQSQETIHTNKDNRPQKATYYQHIHLLFSLYKLSAPQQAVLRCMALVPPQGISVRRLVQWMQLSSSNTPEELVDAGFLHPQPGYCLVMHPLIREITLADEKPSVTNCRCLLQEIQKQCLLLGVSIDFAPLLFQTVDGILDHCIRDDPEYFLLWLEDVFGYADNYSDEPRLRRILEEIQDILERGKVGKAKDHAILLDYTAALTGNYDHRYREAAELDRKALDILNQQDSLNSTERQLFCNISSNLSLWYTRLQQPQRAYEQMKLGLQLLSDGQVEVSRNTIPQILNFSIIAANLGRPEEGIPYLQMLRKLYQQQQMTEGSDYAEVTYRLGTLYLAAGQPKAAKDFLEEAWQIFKTVYADQPKLLEEKKAFYRTLLQMLGAQFLPDPQSLT, encoded by the coding sequence ATGGAACGCGTGGACTTTTGCTCCTGTATGACGGTTCTGCGCAGATATCTGCAGGAAGATCAGATGGGAAATCAGCTGGATCTGATGTATGCCCTGTTCCGCAGCTTTTTGCAGAGTGAGGAAGCCGCCAGTTTCGACCTGGATAATGGACAGGTCTGCCGGTGGCTCAATGGCATGGCAAAAGTCAGCCCCAAAATCACAGGGTTTTACCTGACGGGTAAAGAAGATCTGCTTGCTGCGGACATTCGGGAAGAGATCTTCCCGTATCTTTCCGACCCGGATATGGCGATACAGGAATTTTGTCACTTGATTCTTCAGGACCCTTCTGTGTCGGAAAGAAAAAAGCGGACCCTGCTCGAAGAAAACGGCACCGATCCGGCGCAGCAGGCAAACTTTCTGGCAGATGTTCTCTGCTTTGCCCTAGGGCGAGAGTTTCTCAAACGCGATGCGCGCACCAAGACCTTGCGGGCAGCAGGAAATCTCTCCCCCAGTATTCTGGATTTTATTTTCAGCGCAGACCCGCCACGCCCCTGCAGCTATTTTTGTGGGCGAGATGCAGAGATGGAACAGCTCCATGATCTGCTCTCAGAAAACGGAAAGGTGTTTGTGCATGGGATTCCCGGCATCGGAAAGAGCGAACTTGCCAAGGCCTACGCCAGCAGGTATCAAAAGGAATACACCAACCTTTTATATATAGCGTACTCGGGAAACCTGGTGCGGGATATTTCCGAGATGGATTTTGCCGAGGACCAGCCGGAAGAAAACGAACAGGATCGCTTTCGGCGGCACAACCGCTTCCTGCGAAGCCTGCAAACCGATACGCTGCTGATCGTGGACAACTTTGATACAGCGCCCGAGGAGGAAGCTTTTTTACCGGTCTTGCTGAAATACCGTTGCCAGATCCTCTTCACAACCCGCTATCGTCCGCGACATTACACGGCATTGGAGATTACGGAAATTCAGGATGCTGCCATGCTGTTTCAGCTGGCAGAACGTTTCTATCCGGAAGCGGCAGATCATACGGAAGTCCTGGAACAGGTCTTCCGTACGGTGCACGCCCATACTTTGGCCGTGGAACTGGCGGCACGTCTGCTGGGCAAGGGTGTTCTGACGCCGGAAGAGTTGCTGGAGAAACTGAAAGCCGAAAATGTGGCACTGCAATCTCAGGAAACCATTCACACGAACAAAGACAACCGCCCGCAAAAGGCCACCTATTACCAGCACATTCATCTGCTTTTTTCGCTGTACAAATTGAGCGCCCCACAGCAAGCTGTGCTGCGCTGCATGGCGCTGGTTCCGCCTCAGGGAATCTCCGTCCGCCGTCTGGTACAGTGGATGCAGCTTTCCAGCAGCAACACCCCGGAAGAACTGGTGGACGCTGGATTTTTGCATCCCCAGCCAGGGTATTGTCTTGTCATGCATCCTCTGATCCGGGAAATCACTCTGGCCGACGAAAAGCCTTCCGTTACCAACTGCCGTTGCCTTTTGCAGGAAATCCAGAAGCAATGTCTGCTGTTGGGTGTTTCCATTGACTTCGCGCCGCTTCTGTTCCAGACGGTAGACGGTATCCTGGACCATTGCATCCGGGATGATCCCGAATATTTCCTGCTATGGCTGGAAGATGTCTTCGGTTATGCGGACAACTACTCCGATGAACCCCGACTTCGCAGAATACTGGAGGAAATCCAAGACATTCTGGAGCGAGGCAAAGTCGGAAAAGCCAAGGACCATGCCATCCTGTTGGATTATACGGCGGCATTGACCGGCAATTACGACCACCGCTATAGAGAAGCCGCCGAGTTGGATCGGAAAGCGCTGGATATTCTCAACCAGCAGGATTCGCTGAACTCTACAGAACGGCAGCTTTTCTGCAATATTTCCTCCAATCTTTCCCTTTGGTACACTCGCTTGCAGCAGCCACAACGAGCCTATGAGCAGATGAAGTTGGGTCTGCAGCTTCTTTCGGATGGGCAGGTAGAGGTGAGCCGAAACACCATCCCACAGATCCTGAACTTTTCCATCATTGCCGCAAATCTGGGACGCCCCGAAGAAGGCATTCCGTATTTGCAGATGCTGCGGAAGTTGTATCAGCAACAACAGATGACCGAAGGAAGCGACTATGCGGAAGTGACCTATCGGCTGGGAACGCTGTATCTGGCCGCTGGTCAGCCGAAGGCAGCCAAAGATTTTTTGGAAGAAGCCTGGCAGATTTTCAAGACCGTATATGCCGACCAACCCAAACTTCTGGAAGAAAAGAAAGCCTTCTACCGCACCTTGCTGCAGATGCTCGGTGCGCAGTTTCTTCCAGATCCACAATCACTCACCTGA
- a CDS encoding IS30 family transposase, with amino-acid sequence MTLSDRIAIEAGIYARKNLTEIAKTIHKSRRHVSEEIRRNGTKTPGEHPYGKICRNATGCRRKGLCGKADCLRTCYTCLEVDCQRVCSTFQDSVCKQLEKPPYVCNVCTQRRKCKLDRIYYIAQQADAVAKRRYAQARSKPQIHGADLVALDALVTPLIRKGQPLAHIYAEHAEELPVSQRTLYHYIDEGVLSVGNLDLRRKVSYRPRRKKKEPTEGALNQKYRQERTYEAFFTYMEKHPTATYVEMDTVKGCREQGKRMLTLLFVEQSFMLIFLMRDGKAQTVVEQFDWLTSALGLETFRTLFPVILTDNGSEFKHTREMEYTVDGQRRTRVFYCDPQASWQKPHIEKNHEYIRYVLPRGKSFNPYTQQDIVLLLNHINSTRRSKLDGKTPFELAESSEFQQLKAVLGLRAIPADEVDLTPRLLKR; translated from the coding sequence ATGACATTATCGGACAGAATTGCCATAGAGGCAGGAATCTACGCCAGAAAGAATCTGACGGAGATTGCAAAGACGATCCACAAAAGTCGGCGCCATGTATCGGAAGAGATCCGGAGAAATGGAACAAAAACACCCGGTGAACATCCCTACGGAAAAATTTGCCGCAACGCCACAGGATGCAGGCGGAAGGGGTTGTGCGGAAAAGCCGATTGCCTTCGTACATGCTATACCTGCCTGGAAGTAGACTGCCAAAGGGTGTGCAGCACCTTTCAGGATAGTGTGTGTAAGCAACTGGAAAAACCGCCGTATGTATGCAATGTGTGTACCCAACGGAGAAAGTGCAAACTGGACCGAATCTACTACATTGCGCAGCAGGCAGACGCCGTTGCCAAACGTCGCTACGCACAGGCACGAAGCAAGCCGCAGATACACGGTGCAGATCTGGTTGCTCTGGATGCATTGGTAACGCCGCTGATCCGAAAAGGTCAGCCGCTGGCCCACATCTATGCAGAACACGCAGAAGAACTCCCGGTAAGCCAGCGTACGTTATACCACTACATTGATGAAGGGGTACTCAGTGTCGGCAATCTGGATCTGCGCCGCAAGGTTAGCTACCGCCCCCGCAGAAAAAAGAAGGAACCGACCGAAGGAGCGCTGAACCAGAAATATCGCCAGGAACGAACATACGAGGCCTTCTTTACATATATGGAGAAGCATCCCACCGCAACGTATGTGGAAATGGATACGGTAAAAGGTTGCCGGGAACAGGGCAAACGGATGCTGACGCTGCTTTTTGTAGAACAGAGCTTCATGTTGATCTTTCTGATGCGGGACGGCAAGGCGCAGACAGTTGTGGAGCAGTTTGATTGGCTGACATCCGCGCTTGGCTTGGAGACCTTCCGAACCTTGTTTCCCGTGATTCTGACCGACAACGGCAGTGAGTTCAAGCACACCCGTGAGATGGAATACACAGTGGATGGACAACGGAGAACCCGCGTTTTTTACTGTGATCCGCAAGCATCCTGGCAGAAACCTCATATTGAAAAGAACCACGAATATATCCGATATGTTCTTCCAAGAGGCAAGAGTTTTAACCCGTATACGCAGCAGGATATTGTTCTTTTGCTCAACCACATTAACAGTACACGCCGCAGCAAACTTGATGGGAAAACACCATTTGAATTGGCAGAGAGTTCTGAATTCCAGCAGTTGAAAGCGGTTCTGGGGCTCAGGGCAATCCCTGCAGACGAGGTCGATCTGACACCCCGGTTACTGAAGAGGTAA
- a CDS encoding recombinase family protein, with amino-acid sequence MSIQSQRAILGQYAKEHGFTNCRFFMDDGYSGTNFDRPAFIEMMELVQQGRVKTILVKDLSRLGRNYLEVGRYTEVIFPEYKVRFIAITDGVDSAVGENEFAPFKNIINEWYAKDISRKVKSAFKAKALRGEYTGAYPPYGYDRDPADRHKLVPNQYSSVIGEIFRMALEGKTCGQIARELERQQILRPQAYLHEKFGKFVSDRILQYPFAWDHSSVRAILMNQVYIGNMVHFRTGSKNFKEKKLIWKPETDWIVVEGTHEPLVDAETFWTVQERVKVKQPRKRCCNANIFRGLLFCGECGKRMAFCNRKNEKRRKSLGSFSCNTNRRYGGKFCTTHYITLEQVKSIVLEDIRRNAMLASEDTGRYIDYLMQLSKAGQADEINALKKELETSRHRLAELATLVQRIYEDHVFDRLPEELYQTLSAKYEAETKNLKARTAEIQTQLAESASKTQNSRDFAALVAPYADITELDEELVHTLIEKIVIHEKEILDGLPVMRIEIYYRFIGKVQDQLSAGKTAKNKTEPAAPADSIA; translated from the coding sequence ATGAGCATCCAGTCCCAGCGTGCAATTTTGGGGCAGTATGCCAAGGAACACGGTTTTACCAACTGCCGATTCTTTATGGATGACGGCTATTCCGGCACCAATTTCGACCGACCGGCATTCATCGAGATGATGGAACTGGTGCAACAGGGACGGGTCAAAACGATTCTGGTCAAAGACCTGTCCCGTCTGGGGCGCAACTATCTGGAGGTGGGGCGCTATACCGAGGTGATCTTCCCCGAATACAAGGTGCGATTCATCGCCATCACGGACGGGGTGGATTCCGCAGTCGGGGAAAACGAATTTGCACCGTTCAAAAACATTATCAATGAATGGTATGCCAAGGATATCAGCCGAAAAGTGAAATCAGCCTTTAAAGCCAAGGCTCTTCGAGGAGAGTATACCGGTGCGTATCCTCCCTATGGATATGACCGTGATCCCGCAGACCGGCATAAACTGGTGCCGAACCAGTACAGTTCGGTCATTGGGGAAATCTTTCGGATGGCGTTGGAGGGAAAAACCTGCGGCCAGATTGCCCGCGAACTGGAAAGACAGCAAATCCTTCGTCCGCAGGCTTACCTTCATGAGAAGTTTGGTAAGTTTGTTTCGGATCGGATTTTGCAGTATCCCTTTGCTTGGGACCACAGCTCCGTCCGAGCCATCCTGATGAACCAGGTGTATATCGGAAACATGGTACACTTCCGTACCGGCAGCAAGAACTTCAAGGAGAAAAAACTTATCTGGAAGCCGGAGACGGATTGGATCGTGGTGGAAGGTACACATGAGCCGCTGGTGGATGCCGAAACATTCTGGACTGTGCAGGAACGGGTGAAGGTAAAGCAGCCGCGCAAGCGGTGCTGCAACGCCAACATTTTCCGTGGCTTGCTGTTTTGCGGCGAATGCGGTAAACGGATGGCGTTCTGCAACCGCAAAAATGAAAAACGGCGAAAATCGCTGGGAAGTTTCAGCTGCAACACCAACCGCCGGTACGGAGGCAAGTTTTGCACCACGCATTACATCACGCTGGAACAGGTCAAAAGTATCGTTCTGGAAGATATTCGTCGGAATGCCATGCTGGCATCGGAAGACACTGGCAGATATATTGACTATCTGATGCAGCTTTCCAAAGCCGGACAGGCAGACGAAATAAACGCCTTGAAAAAGGAGTTGGAAACTTCCAGACACCGGCTGGCCGAACTGGCTACGCTGGTACAGCGCATCTATGAAGACCATGTTTTCGACCGCTTGCCAGAAGAATTGTATCAGACGCTTTCTGCCAAATATGAAGCGGAAACCAAGAACTTGAAAGCACGCACCGCAGAAATCCAAACGCAGCTGGCGGAGTCCGCAAGCAAAACACAAAACAGCAGGGATTTTGCTGCGTTGGTCGCCCCTTATGCCGATATCACAGAACTGGATGAAGAGCTGGTCCATACGTTGATTGAGAAAATTGTCATCCATGAAAAAGAAATTCTGGATGGCCTGCCAGTCATGCGGATCGAAATTTATTATCGCTTTATCGGGAAGGTCCAGGATCAGCTCAGTGCGGGAAAGACGGCCAAAAACAAAACGGAACCCGCCGCTCCGGCAGATTCCATTGCTTAA
- a CDS encoding helix-turn-helix domain-containing protein: MIEVGKRLKALRESIGFSQVKMAQALGTTQSSINRYENGQSSPSVELFRRYADYFDVSLDYIFARTDKPQGETYHFKPKAVPEREELRQFIEMCFDPQSPMNEKLKETLFRMMEDES, translated from the coding sequence ATGATAGAAGTGGGTAAGCGATTGAAAGCCCTGCGGGAGAGCATCGGATTCTCCCAGGTGAAGATGGCCCAGGCATTGGGCACCACCCAGTCCAGCATCAACCGATATGAAAACGGACAGTCCTCTCCATCGGTGGAACTGTTCCGACGGTATGCAGATTACTTTGATGTGTCTCTGGATTATATCTTTGCCCGGACGGACAAGCCCCAAGGGGAAACCTATCACTTCAAGCCCAAGGCAGTCCCGGAGCGGGAGGAGCTGCGGCAGTTCATTGAGATGTGCTTTGACCCGCAATCTCCCATGAACGAAAAGCTGAAGGAAACCCTGTTCCGCATGATGGAGGATGAATCATGA
- a CDS encoding RNA polymerase sigma factor codes for MPVIYQFPYDSPVRYLPLVYMLPYDVISRYPTLSKLPRSMGALNATPGWGKVILSQQFLNEIMDAVASLAFPHFGFGGWKEHYSGYSPVWRLSYALPLWAKGVEKVRGWGVQALFALPPDYEIPFCDPEDVRQVMKQVVEETIEEQGWGPILEVIRNMPCEEDFERWDTNVRKDFLRKWYHTRSKRVQTVSLEECMEDEDSRIHSLPDPKGDFTEQVESEDFCQRFKATLSQKDMAILELRVDGYTLEEIADRLGYKTHSAVVKRMEAIPKEGRLPLPQLQWAGAIR; via the coding sequence ATGCCCGTTATCTACCAATTTCCCTATGACAGCCCTGTACGCTACCTGCCTCTGGTGTACATGCTGCCCTACGATGTGATTTCCCGTTATCCTACCCTAAGCAAACTGCCCCGCAGCATGGGAGCACTGAACGCCACCCCCGGATGGGGCAAGGTCATTTTGAGCCAGCAGTTCTTGAACGAGATCATGGATGCCGTGGCTTCCCTTGCTTTTCCCCATTTTGGCTTTGGCGGCTGGAAGGAACATTACTCCGGCTATTCCCCGGTATGGCGCTTGTCCTATGCCTTGCCCCTGTGGGCCAAAGGAGTGGAAAAAGTGCGGGGCTGGGGTGTGCAGGCACTCTTTGCCTTGCCCCCTGACTATGAGATTCCCTTCTGCGACCCGGAAGATGTGCGCCAGGTCATGAAACAGGTGGTGGAAGAGACCATCGAGGAACAGGGCTGGGGGCCCATATTGGAAGTAATACGGAACATGCCCTGCGAGGAAGATTTTGAGCGGTGGGACACCAATGTCCGAAAAGACTTCCTCCGTAAGTGGTACCACACCCGCTCCAAACGGGTGCAGACCGTTTCCCTGGAAGAATGCATGGAAGATGAGGACAGCAGGATACATTCTCTCCCCGACCCGAAAGGAGACTTCACGGAACAGGTGGAGAGCGAGGACTTCTGCCAGCGGTTCAAGGCCACCTTATCCCAAAAGGATATGGCGATTTTGGAACTGAGGGTAGATGGATACACACTGGAAGAAATCGCAGACAGGCTGGGGTATAAAACCCACAGCGCCGTGGTCAAGCGAATGGAGGCTATACCAAAAGAGGGACGCCTGCCTCTGCCTCAATTACAATGGGCAGGGGCGATCAGATGA
- a CDS encoding helix-turn-helix domain-containing protein, which translates to MIKNHLSRLLGEKRWTQARLARETGIRPSTICAYYNEFAERINLEHLDRICEALGCRVEDVLEYVPSLQKKTGQDLILEDHGNRKDPKK; encoded by the coding sequence ATGATCAAAAATCATCTGTCTCGTTTGCTCGGGGAAAAGCGGTGGACACAAGCGCGCCTAGCGCGGGAAACTGGAATCCGTCCATCTACGATCTGCGCTTATTATAATGAGTTTGCGGAGAGAATCAACCTGGAACATTTGGACCGTATCTGTGAGGCTTTGGGCTGTCGCGTTGAAGATGTTCTTGAGTATGTTCCAAGTCTCCAAAAAAAGACCGGCCAAGATCTGATTTTAGAAGATCACGGAAACCGAAAAGACCCGAAAAAATGA
- a CDS encoding ribulose-phosphate 3-epimerase yields the protein MFELCASILAADFANLERDMRAANAAGVDAFHIDVMDGHFVPAISFGTGMVRTMERLTTKPLDVHLMVEKPLDFLPELEELGVKRVSVHYEIPGGPEAALRAICAAGMQAGLVLNPETPVESALPYLAQISQLLLMTVHPGRGGQVYLPGSNEKIAAAKSLLQGQGSNTVIQVDGGITPGTLPGAYATGARSIVAGSAVFGGKIDENVKMLRVAI from the coding sequence ATGTTTGAACTGTGTGCATCCATTCTGGCCGCCGACTTTGCCAATCTGGAGCGGGACATGCGGGCGGCCAATGCCGCCGGTGTGGATGCCTTTCACATCGACGTGATGGACGGGCACTTTGTGCCGGCCATCTCCTTTGGTACGGGCATGGTGCGCACGATGGAACGCCTGACCACCAAACCCCTAGACGTTCACCTGATGGTGGAAAAGCCGCTGGATTTTCTGCCGGAACTGGAGGAACTGGGGGTAAAGCGGGTCTCGGTCCATTACGAGATCCCGGGCGGGCCGGAAGCGGCCCTGCGGGCCATCTGCGCCGCCGGGATGCAAGCCGGGCTGGTACTCAACCCCGAAACGCCGGTGGAATCGGCCCTGCCGTACCTGGCCCAAATTTCGCAGCTGCTGCTGATGACGGTACACCCCGGTCGCGGTGGGCAGGTCTATCTGCCCGGCAGCAACGAGAAGATCGCTGCTGCCAAAAGTCTGCTGCAAGGGCAGGGGAGCAATACCGTCATCCAGGTGGATGGCGGCATCACCCCCGGTACCCTGCCCGGCGCCTATGCGACCGGGGCACGGAGCATTGTGGCGGGTAGTGCGGTGTTTGGAGGTAAAATAGATGAAAATGTAAAGATGTTGCGCGTTGCGATATAA
- the rpiB gene encoding ribose 5-phosphate isomerase B: MIAIGCDHGGYELKQKILAHLRQRGLEYRDFGCDSTASVDYPVYGKAVAHAVASGECEKGIVICSTGIGISIAANKVPGIRCALCGDCFSAKATRLHNNANVLALGALVTGPGLALEIVDIFLDTPFSEEERHSRRVSQLEEE, translated from the coding sequence ATGATCGCCATCGGCTGCGACCACGGCGGATACGAACTCAAGCAGAAGATTTTGGCTCACCTGCGGCAGCGCGGACTGGAATACCGGGACTTCGGCTGTGATTCCACCGCTTCGGTGGATTACCCCGTCTATGGCAAGGCGGTGGCCCATGCCGTGGCATCGGGCGAGTGCGAAAAAGGCATCGTCATCTGCAGCACCGGCATCGGCATCTCCATCGCCGCCAACAAGGTGCCCGGCATCCGCTGCGCGCTGTGCGGGGATTGCTTCTCTGCCAAAGCCACCCGCCTGCACAACAACGCCAACGTGCTTGCTCTGGGCGCGCTGGTCACCGGACCCGGCCTGGCGCTGGAGATCGTGGACATCTTCCTGGACACGCCTTTCTCGGAGGAGGAGCGTCACAGCCGTCGGGTATCCCAGCTGGAGGAAGAATAA
- a CDS encoding transketolase family protein, whose translation MSEVKKIATRDSYGAALVELAKDHPDVVVLDADLAAATKTGVFKKAYPDRHFDCGIAESNMMATAAGMAAMGLVPFASSFAMFAAGRAFEQVRNSIGYPHLNVKIGATHGGISVGEDGASHQCCEDFALMRSIPGMTVLCPADDVEARAAVKAAYEHQGPVYLRFGRLAVPVFHDEATFKFEIGKGEQLTEGNDVAILATGLEVGEALTAAEQLKNEGIHARVINLCTIKPLDEELVVKAAKECGAVVTCEEHSILGGLGEAVAAVLGEQCPTKMRRVGVKDVFGHSGPAWDLLEQFGLRSDAIIAAVKELV comes from the coding sequence ATGAGTGAGGTCAAGAAAATTGCCACCCGCGACAGCTACGGCGCCGCGCTGGTAGAACTGGCAAAAGATCACCCCGACGTGGTGGTGCTGGACGCCGATTTGGCCGCCGCCACCAAGACCGGCGTCTTCAAAAAAGCCTATCCCGACCGCCATTTTGACTGCGGCATCGCCGAGAGCAACATGATGGCCACCGCCGCCGGTATGGCGGCCATGGGGCTGGTGCCCTTTGCCTCCAGCTTTGCCATGTTCGCCGCCGGCCGCGCCTTTGAGCAGGTGCGCAACTCCATCGGCTACCCCCACCTGAACGTGAAGATCGGTGCCACCCACGGCGGCATCTCGGTGGGCGAGGACGGTGCCTCCCACCAGTGCTGTGAAGATTTCGCGCTCATGCGCTCCATCCCCGGCATGACGGTGCTCTGCCCCGCCGACGACGTGGAAGCCCGCGCCGCCGTCAAGGCCGCCTACGAGCACCAGGGCCCCGTCTACCTGCGGTTTGGGCGCCTGGCGGTGCCGGTGTTCCATGATGAAGCTACCTTCAAGTTCGAGATCGGCAAGGGCGAACAGCTCACCGAGGGCAACGATGTGGCCATCCTGGCCACCGGCCTGGAGGTGGGGGAGGCTCTCACCGCTGCCGAACAGCTGAAAAACGAGGGCATCCACGCCCGGGTCATCAACCTGTGCACCATCAAGCCGCTGGACGAGGAACTGGTCGTCAAAGCGGCCAAAGAGTGCGGTGCCGTCGTCACCTGCGAGGAGCACAGCATCCTGGGTGGTCTGGGCGAAGCGGTGGCCGCCGTGCTGGGCGAGCAGTGCCCCACGAAGATGCGCCGGGTAGGCGTGAAGGACGTCTTCGGCCACTCCGGTCCTGCCTGGGATCTGCTGGAGCAGTTCGGCCTGCGTTCCGACGCCATCATCGCCGCTGTAAAGGAGCTGGTGTAA